CATGGCGGCCAGTACTTCCGCCGGCACCCAACAGGTCGCCGGTTTTTTGAATTCTATGGCGAGAATCTCTTCCGCACCGACCTTTCCAGCTCGGACGTTGCGCTTGGCGACCTCCTGATCCACGAAGGCGCCCCTGAGGAAGCGCTTGACCGTGCAGCCGAGGTTTTCCACGCTGACGACACTTGGTTCGTTCTCAACGGCACTTCCTCCTCGAACAAGGTTGTCTTGAACGCCCTCCTCGCGCCTGGAGACGTCGTACTGTTCGACCGCAACAACCACAAGTCGATCCACCATGGCAGCCTCGTTATGGCGGATGCCAAGCCTGTCTACCTTGAGACTGAACGCAATGCGTTCGGTTTGATCGGCGGTATCGACGCGCATTGCTTCGACGAAGACTACATTCGTGAGCGTGTAGCGAAGGTTGACCCGGAGCGCGCCAAGGCTGAACGCCCCGTTCGCCTCGCGGTGTTCCAGCTTGGTACGTACGACGGCACGATCTACAACGCTCGCCGCGTCATCGATCAAATCGGGCACCTTTGTGACTACGTGCTGTTCGACTCCGCGTGGGTTGGCTACGAACAGTGGATCCCGATCATGAAGCAGTCGTCGCCGATGCTTCTTGAACTCAACGAAAATGATCCTGGCATCATCGTTACCCAGTCGGTCCACAAGGGTATGGCGGGCTTCTCTCAGGCTTCGCAGATCCACAAAAAGGACAACCACATCAAAGACCAGGCTCGTTACTGCGATTCCGATCGCTTTAACAACGCTTACATGATGCATGCTTCGACCAGCCCGTTCTATCCAATGTACGCTTCGCTGGACGTTAACGCACGCATTCACGCTGGTGGCTCGGGTGAGAAGCTCTGGGAAGAGGCACTTCGTGTTTCGATCGAAGCGCGCAAGATGATTCTGAAGGAGTGCAAGTACATTCGTCCGTTCCTGCCGCCGACCGTCAACGGTGTGAAGTGGGAAGACACCCCGACCGAAGAGATCATGGCAAGCCGTGAATACTTCGAGTTCAAGCCGGGAGAAACTTGGCACGGATTCCCGTCGTATGAGGAAGGTCAGTACTTCATTGACCCGATGAAGTTCCTTTTGACCACTCCGGGTGTTCGTAACACTGAGGACGGTTACGAGTACGAAGACTTCGGTGTCCCTGTCAATATCCTCGCGAACTACCTGCGTACGCTTGGAATCATCCCCGAAAAGTGTGACCTTAACACTATTCTCTTCCTTATCACTCCAGCGGAAACCCTTCCGAAGATGCAGGAATTGGTAGCTGCGCTTGTTCAGTTTGAACAAATGCTGGAAGAGGATGTACCGTTGGCCGAGGTGCTTCCGCGAGTTTACGCTGAAAATGAAAAGCGTTACCGCGGGTACACTATTCGCCAGCTCTGCCAGGAGATGCACGACTTCTATAAAGAGCGCGAAGTTGCGAAGCTTCAGCGGGCAATGTTCCGAGAAGAGACGCTGCCAAAGAGTGAAATCAGTGCGCGCGATGCGAACACTGCGCTCATTGCCGGAAACGTCGAGCTCATCCCGCTCAGCGAGGCTGAGGGCCGAATTGCAACTGAGGGCGCGCTACCTTACCCTCCGGGCATTATCTGTGTTGTGCCCGGTGAGGTGTGGGGTGGTGCCCAACTCAAGTACTTCCTCACACTTGAAGAGGGCATCAATGTGCTTCCCGGCTTCGCGCCGGAGCTCCAGGGTGTGCACATGGTGAACGAAGACGACGGCTCGACGCGAGCTTACGCCTACGTAGTCAAAAACTAAATAATTTTTCAAAGGGGTGGGGCCGCGGAGGCCCCCGGCCCCACCCCTGACTATGGAGATTTGAAACATGAACGATAAACCAGTTCAAAAGAAAATGGGAGTTGTGCAGTTGACCATCCTCACGATGGTTAACATGATGGGCTCCGGCATTATTATGCTTCCTACGAAGCTTGCTCAAATCGGCACAATCTCGATCCTTTCTTGGATTGTTACCGCCGGCGGTGCGACAATTCTTGCGTACTGTTTTGCCAAGCTTGGTCGTTACAGCCGAAACGCTGGTGGGATGGGCGGCTATGCCGAATACGCTTTCGGTAAGTCCGGCTCGTTCATGGCCAACTACACCTACATTCTCTCGCTCGGCATTGCCAACATTGCTATCGCTATCTCGGCTGTTGGCTACGGCCTTACGCTCTTCGATATTGATACGTCAGGCATGAGCAACGGTCCTCTGATTGTGGGTGGCCTCGCCATCGCCACGATGTGGCTCGCGACCGTTCTTAACTTCGGCGGTGCCAGCATTACCGGCAAGATCGGTTCAATTACCGTGTGGGGCGTTATTGCCCCGGTTCTCGGCATCTGCATCATTGGTTGGTTCTGGTTCTCGCCGTCGACTTGGACCGCTGCTTGGAACCCGCATGACCTTGGCTTCTTCAAGGCTGTTTCGTCGTCGATCGCCATGACACTGTGGGCCTTCCTGGGGCTCGAGTCCGCATCGGCTAACTCTGACGCTGTCGAGAACCCCGAAAAGAACGTTCCGATTGCTGTTATGGGCGGTACCCTCGGTGCCGCAGTCATGTACATCCTTTCGACTAACGTTGTCGCGGGTATCGTGAACCACGAGGAACTCGCTGCATCGAACGGCCCGTTCGGTCTGGCCTTCGCTCACATGTTCAACCCGACCGTTGGTCGCATCATCACTGCCCTCATGGTCATCGCTTGCTTTGGCTCGCTGCTCGGGTGGCAGTTCACCATCGCCGAGGTGGCGCGTTCGATGGCGAAGGTTGGGCAACTCCCCAAGATCTTCAACCATGTCACCAAGGCTGGTGCGCCGATTATCGGCATGTGCATCATTACGGGTCTTCAGACCCTCCTCTCGTTCTTTACGATGAGCCCGAGCCTTGCTGAACAGTTCGAGGTTCTGGTCAACCTTGCGGTTATCACGAACTTGATTCCCTACCTCCTTTCGATGGGTGCAGTCAAGATTCTGCAGAAGCGTTCGGGAGTTCCGTCCAGCAAGGCACGTGTTGTCAACGTTCTTGCGTTTATCGCAGCTCTGTACTCGCTTTACTCGCTGTTCACCGCTGGGGAGCAGGCCATGATGGGTGGCGCGCTCGTCACGTTCTTCGGCTGGACCCTGTTCGGTGTCCTCGCTCCGCGGCTGCTTGACGGTCGACAGAGCGACAATGACAAGGTTCACGAAGAGATTGAGAAGGCTAAGCAATCCCCGTCTGGGCTCAATCCAGCATCGGCTTGAGTTGGCCTCTCGGAACGGTTTCAGCTCTGGCTCTGGTTTGTAGTTTGAGCTGTAATCCCCGTTAGCGACTACCGTCCCACCTGCTAATTGCTCCTGCAGGTGGGACGGTTTTATGTGCCTTGGGTCCATTTGCCTATTGGAAATCAATGCACTACCGCACTTGTCTTAGCACCTTGTGTTTTTGTGCTGTTCCCAGACGTCTATTCAAGCCTCACAGAGGTAATGCCGGTTGGGTTGCGCCGTATGCGGGCAGGTAAGTTGCAGCACGAGTATGGAGAAAGCGTTATTGGGCTGTGTTTAGGCGGCTCGGCCTTTGAGAGATATTCGTCCTCGCCCAATGGTGTTAGCAACGCCGCCTCTTTGACGAACTAGTTCCAGTCTTTTGGATCTCGATAAGGCGTTTCGGTCGATCCTGATGCCTGGTGCTTTCACACCGGGTTTACTTAAGCCTCTTATGCACTTCCCCACGGGTCGTGAAGGGGGGAGTGCGACGAGAAGATAAGCATCGTCGCTTCTCTACCACTCGGGTGCAATTTTGGCTGTCATTGACAGGAAGGCGTCTAACCCATGTCTTGTTCCTAACGAGGGACAGACGCGTGGGGAGAAGTCGATCGGAAAGCCCTTGAAGGTTTGCGAGTGAAGTTTTGTCTTGTTGGGGCGATCTGAAGAGCATGCGGCGGCAACATTGATTGATGTCGGCACCGACGAGGAGAGAAACGTGGGCACTCCTGCCGCGAGAGCGCCGTGAGGTATGTTGTGATGTCGTGAGAAGTGATTTTAGGTGTTTAGTCCTCGCCTCGGCAGTGAGTGGTAGGCGCGTAGAAATGGAGAATCCCCACCGGAAGACCGATGGGGATTGGTTGTGCGCCATCAGGGATTCGAACCCCGGACCCACTGATTAAGAGTCAGTTGCTCTAACCAACTGAGCTAATGGCGCGATTGATCCATCATATCAATAAGGTCTGAGTTTCTCAATTCTGGTTGCGAGTCGAGTTTACGGTCGCCCAAACGAGTTTGGAAGGGGCGCAGATTATCCTCTGATAAGTGGTAACCGGGCCACCGTAGGGGCGCGTATGGTCTACCCGCGGTGGCCCGGTGCTGTTCGGGCAGAGAGCTAGTTGGTCATCAAGACTCGGCTCTTTACCCGTTTGTTGCCCTAGTTCTCGATCGGCTTGATGAGCGGGAAAAGAATTGTTTCACGGATCCCCAAACCGGTGATGGTCTGCAGAACACGGTCAATGCCGATACCCATGCCGCCTGACGGCGGGAACCCGAATTCCATCGCATCGCAGAAGTCTTCGTCGTAACGCATAGCATCTTCATCGCCGCCGGCGGCAAGTTGAGCCTGCTGAACGAACCGCTCCCTTTGGATGACGGGATCGGCGAGCTCGGAATAGGCGGTGCCAATTTCAGACCCGCGGATGTAAAGATCCCACTTTTCAACAACTCCGGGGCGATCACGGTGGTCGCGCGTAAGCGGGCTAGTTTCAACAGGGTAGTTCATGACAAACACGGGGTTGTACAGCTCTTCGGCAGGGATGAGGTGTTCCCAAATCTCTTCCACAAGCTTTCCGTGACCGAGTGTTTCTTCGTCGACATCCACTTCGAACTTGCGGGCGAGTTCGCGGAGGTGCTCCGCCGAAGTCTCAGGGGTGATCTCTTCGCCGGCATAGTGGGAGATGCTTTCGTAGAGATCGATGCGCTTCCACTCGCCGCCCAGATCGAACTCGGTGCCATCGTCAAGGGTGACCAAAGTCGATCCTGTTGCTGCAATGGCAGCATTCTGGATAAGTTCCTGAGCGAGGTTGGCCATGACGTTGTAGTCGGCATACGCCTCGTAGCATTCGAGCATGGTGAACTCGGGAGAGTGGGTCGAGTCCGCGCCCTCGTTTCGGAAGTTGCGGTTGATCTCGAATACTCGATCGAGGCCCCCCACGACCGCACGCTTCAGGAAGAGCTCAGGTGCGATTCGGAGAGAAACCTGCATATCGAACGCGTTCATGTGCGTATCAAAAGAGCGCGCGGACGCGCCCGAGGGCACAACCTGAAGCATCGGAGTTTCAAGCTCGATGTAGTTGCGTTCACGGAAAGTGTCGCGAAGAGCCTGGATGACGCGGGTGCGCAGGCGTGCAATGCGCTGGGCCTCGGGATTGACGATGAGGTCGACATATCGGCGACGCATTCGCATCTCGTCGCTGAGGTCGGTGTGGAGGTTGGGCAGTGGGCGAAGGGACTTGGATGCCATTTCCCAACGATCAGCGTAGATGGAAAGCTCGCCAGTTCGCGAGGTGCCAATTTCACCATGAACGAAGATGTGGTCGCCAATATCAACAAGACGGTTGAAATCTTCAAAGGCTTGCTCGCCCACTGCATTTTCAACGAGCATCGCTTGCAGTCGCGAATGATCGCCCGCCTGCAGAACGGCGAAGACGAGCTTGCCCGTCTTACGCACGTGAATGACGCGGCCGGAAATGCCGACGATGTCGCCGCTCTTGACCTCGGAGCCCTCGAGATCGCCGTGCTTTTCGAGGACGGCCTGGATCGTCGTGGTGTTTTCCACACCGACGGGGTAAGGCAGTCGCTCTTCCTGCTTGAGCATGTCGGCCCGCTTACCCATGCGCACCGCGCGTTGGTCAGCGGTAGTTTGGGTCTCGACGCCCGCGTTGGGGCCAGCATTGAGCTCAGACACGATGATCTCTCTCTCTTGATGTTGTGACTTTGTTCCTAGGTAAGGAACACGCTCAGTGTAACAGTAAATTCATGCAATCGTGTTACCTGTCTTACGTCGTAAAGTCGCATCCATGGTTACTTATGCGTAGCGACATCTAGGCGAATGAAGAGTATAAAAATAGACGCCTAGTTCTAGTGTGGAGCGCGATTCTGACTTTCGAATGCTTTTGAAACGGTGAATCAAAAGAAGAGCGTCCGCGTGGCGATTTGGAAAAACCACGCGGACGCTCTTCGCCCTATCGCATACCGGACTTGGTCCGGCAGCCTTTACTTGTTGCGGATGACGTACCCGTAGGCACGCTGGCGGCCGTCTTCTTCGGTCACCATGTGAACGCCCTGGAGCTCAGGAGCGAAACCGGGCAGCTGGTTGATGCCCTCTTCAAGTGCCATGAAGTAGTCGTACTGCGGGCCGCCCCAGACCTCACCGGGAACAACCACGACGACACCCGGGGGGTAGGGAAGAGCGCCCTCGGCCGCAACGCGGCCCTTGCACTCTTCGATCGGCAGGTAGTCGACGTTGCCGCGGATGAACTCGACGTTTGCTTCCTGCGGGGTCATTTCGACCTTCGGGAAGTTCTCCTCGCGGAACATGTCCTTCTGGAGCTGCGCAACCGTGCGGTTCTTGTAGAAGTCGTGCATCTCCTGGCAGAGCTGGCGGATCGTGTAACCGCGGTAGCGGTCCTCGTGCGCAGCGTAGATCTCCGGGAGAACGTCCTGCAGCGGGACGTCGTTCTCGACGGCCTCTTCGAAGCGGCGGAGCGCTGCGACGAGGTTCGAGTACTTCTGGATCGTGTCCGCCGGGGTGAGGAGGAACAGGATCGAGTTGAGGTCGCACTTCTCGGGGACGATGCCCTGCGTACGCAGGTAGTTCGCGAGAATGTTGGCCGGGATGCCGAAGTCTTCGTACTCGAAGCCACCGGTCTTGTTGATGAGGCCCGGCGTGGTGAGCAGGAGCTTCATCGGGTCAACGAAGTACTGGCCTTCAACGTAGCTGTCGAAGCCGTGCCACTGCTCGCCCGGGTGGAACTCGAAGAACTTACGGTTCGAGGCGATGGTTTCGGTGTCGTACGACTCCCAAGGCTTGCCGTCAACCTCGGTGGGGACGAACGGCTTGAGCATCTTGAGGTTGCCGAGGATGAGCTTACGAGCCTCAATCGAGTTCTTGAGGGCTTCGTCCCACAGCTTCTCGCCGGCGCCGTTCTCGTGCATCTTGGCGTTGATGTCGAGCGAGGCGAACAGCGGGTAGTAGGGGCTCGTCGAGGCGTGCATCATGTACGAGTTGTTGAACTGGTCAAAGTTCACGTACCGATCCTGGCCCTTGATGTGCGAGTCCTTCTTGTGGATCTGCGAGGCCTGCGAGAAGCCAGCCTGCTGCTTGTGCACGGACTGGGTCACGAGGATGCCGGGGTCGTTCTCGTCGAGCTCGAGGAGCATCGGCGAGCCTTCCTTCATGATGTCGATCCACTGCTCGTAGCCAACCCATGCGGAGTCGAACAGGATGTAGTCACAGAGGTGACCGATCTTGTCGACAACCTGGCGGGCGTTGTAGATCGTGCCGTCGTAGGTGCCGAGCTGGATGATCGCGAGGCGGAACGGACGCTCTTCCTTTGCACGCTCGGGGGCAACCTTCTCGAGGCGCTCACGGATGTAGTCCTCTTCGAAGCAGTGCTCGTCGATGCCGCCGATGAGGCCGAACGCGTTACGTGCGGTCTCGAGGTAGACGGGCTTGCCGCCGGCCATGATGAGGCCGCCGTGGATGTTCGACTTGTGGTTGTTACGGTCGAACAGCACGAGGTCGTCCGGGCCCACAACAGCGTTGATGGCAACCTTGTTCGACGACGAGGTGCCGTTGAGGATGAACCAGGTGTTGTCGGCGTTGAAGATGCGAGCGGCAGCTTCGGTTGCCTGAACGGGCGGGCCGTCGTGGATGAGGAGGTCACCCATGGCGACGTCAGCGTTACAAAGGTCGGTGCGGAAGAGCTCTTCGCCGTAGAAGTCGAAGAAGCGGCGGCCGGCCGGGTGCTGGCGGAAGAACTGGCCGCCCTGGTGACCGGGGCAGTCGAACGGCGAGAAGCCGCGGTTGTAGTACTTCGTGAGTGCACCGAAGAACGGGGGAAGAACCTCGTCCTCGAACTTGTCGGCGGCAGCAGCAACCTGGCGAGCGAAGTAGTCGCCCTGGAGGTCGTCGAGGGCGATAACGCCGTGGAGACCTTCGAGGTTGGTCGTGTCTTTGGTGCTCTTCACGGCAGCGAAGACGGGAATGCCAAAGCCGTAATCGTTGATCTCGGCAACCTTGCCCGCGTCGATATCGTCCTGATCGAGGATGATCGCGGAGATGTTCGCGAGGTCGCCGCCCTGGAGTGCGGTGAGTTCATAGCCGGGGATCGGGTGGATCGTGGTGTCAGAGCCGAGAAGTGCGGCACTGACTCCGATAGTCCTGCTGAGCATTTTCACTTTCCTTGCATTGGAGAAAATCTCGTCGGCACAACTCTGTCCGACTCTTTGACGCTACACCTTCACGGCGATCTTTTTCTAGGGAGTTAAGTCCCTTCTTTCGGTGGTTGACGGAATGTTCACGTGAGGGGCGTCGCGATTTGCGTACGCTAAGTGTTCGTGTAGTAGGCGAGAGGGGTGAGACTCGGCATTCAGGGCGCCTTTGAGTTTAGGTGGTAAAGGTGCGGGGTAATGGGTCGATCAGGGGTTTGGGTTTGTCGACATGGCCTGCGCAACATTGTGGTTAAGGGCACGACTTGGCGACCCCCTTGGCGGCGGCGGAGGGGCGCGCGGCGCGACTTTGGGTCGCAGGTGTGATGTTTTCAGCGCACCGCAAGCGACAAATATGCAAGTGCGGACCGCTTGGTAGACCATAGTTATGACGGATGTCGACGAACTGGTTCGTTATTAAAGTGTTTTCCGCTGCAAGTAATTGGCGCCCTTTTTGCCGCCTTTCGATGGCTTCTCAGTTTTCGTTGGATCTCCAGCGATGGGATGCCGTCGACGTTGCCTCCCGAAGTGTCGCTCCTTTGTGCTGGGGCAGCAGTGTGCGTGTGCGCGGGGCGATGCTCCGAATCTTGGGGCGGAGTCAGGGTTCTTTGCCCTGAGGTGCGTGTAGCGGAAAGAGGCACTACTTTTGCGGGGCTGTCCGCTCCGGCCCAAGGAACCACAATGTGGCATAGGGCTGAATCATGACCTGGTCCACGTCGAGGTCCCATTCGACGCCGGCGATCGCTTCGCGCGGCGTTGACCCCACGAACTCCCGGAGGAACGTCGGATTGAGCGGCACCGGGTACTCACTCATATTGAAGACCTCGAGCATTTCGCTGAGCGGGTGGTCGCGATGAAGAACGAGGAGCCGCGCATCTGGCGCCGCCACCGCTGTGGAGGACACGCTCGCATGGAGCTGCGGCAGGCCCTTTCTCACGCTGACGAGGTGCACGAAACGGGAGAGCACTTGTGCGGCGGCAGGCGTCGGATGGGAAGCCGAACCCGAACCCAGCTCCGCGCTCGCACTCGAGCCTTGACCTTCGTCGACCTGCGCGAGCGCCTCCCGCGCGAGTTCCCAGTCCATGCGGGGGCGGTGCACCCAGCGGTTGTCATCGGCGTGGGCGGGGTCGCATGCCCAGTGGGGGTCATTCAGCATGCCGAGCTCATCGCCCATATAAAGCAGTGGCTGCCCGCCGAAGCCAAGCATGGCGGCGTGTAGGAGGGTGATGCGGTCGATCGCGAGGGCGATGTCGCTCTCGCGCCCCGATTTCAGCGCTTTTTCGAGCCCTGCGAGCGAGGCGAGGGAGCCGCTTATGCGCTTATCGCCGGTTGTGGGGTTGTGCTGGAACACGAGGCCCTCGGCGAAGCTGCCGGGGAAGGTGCCGGAGTAGAACTCGGAGAGAAAAGCGCGGTGCGCGAATCCGTCGAGGCCGGCCTCGGCGGCGTCGGCATCGGTGACGGCCCAGCCAATGTCATCGTGGCAGCGCACATAGCTTCCCCATGTCGTGTTCGCCGGTTTCGGCGGGAACTTCGCGAGCGCCACGCGCAAGAGAGTGGTGTCGCGTGAGGCGAGGGCGCTCCACAGCTGCACCATGTAGCTGTTGTGGTAGGTCATGTCGGAGAGCTTGCCGGCGTGTTCGCCCACGCCGAGGTAGCCCACGAGGTCTTGGGGGCCCACGATCGCTTCGGCTTTGAGCGCGAGTGCGGGAGCGGCAATGCGGGCCGCCGCGCGCAAGGCGCGCGTGAGGAAATGTACCTCCGGCAGGTTCTGCGAATCGGTTCCTTTGCGCTTCCACGTGAAGGCGATCGCGTCGAGCCGCAGCAGGTCAACGCCACGGTTGGCGAGGGCGCAGATGATCTCCACGAATTCGCAGAACACATCGGGGTTTGCCCAATTGAGGTCCCACTGGAAGTCGTTGAAGGTGGTCCACACCCAACGCTGCAACGTTTCGTCGAACGTGAAGTTGCCCGGCGCGAAGTCGGGGAAAATCTCCGGAAGGGATTTTTCCCATTCGTCGGGTTCGGTGCGATCGGGGAATGTCAGGAAGTACTTGAGGTATTTGTCCTCGCCGGCCCTCGCGCGCTCGGCCCATTCGTGTTCTTTCGCCACGTGGTTGAGAACGAGGTCGAGCTCGAGGCTCATCCCTTTCTTATGCAGCGCCGAGGCGAGGGATTCGAGGTCGTCCATTGTGCCAAGATCAGCGCGCACCTTGCCGTAATCCTTGACCGCGTAACCGCCGTCGGAATTGCCCTCGCGTGGTTCGAGCAGCGGCATGAGGTGGAGGTGCGTGACGCCGAGGGTCTCGAGGTAATCGAGGTGCTGTTCCACGCCGCGCAGGTTTCCCGCGAAGCGATCGGCGTAGGCCACGTAAGCGAGCTGGCGCGGGTCCTGCAGCCAATCGGGGGAGAGGAGGCGCTGCTCGTCGAGGGTGCGCAGGTCCTCGCTGCGTTCCACCATCGCCTTCGCGACGATGCCGAGGACGCGTTCGAAGGTGTCGTTGGCTTTTTCGCCGTAGATCATGGTGAGGCCGCGCCGAAGATCGTCGCCATAGCGGGCAAGACGCAGGTCGAAGCTGGTCGTGAGGTGGCGGCTTGGCGTCTGCTCGTCGGTGGCCTGAGGTGGTGCGGCCATGGAGCCGCGCTCGTGTGCGGGCAGGGGAGCGGCGTGCGTTTGGCGCTCTTCGGGTGGGAGCTGGGTGCGCGGCGCGGGCGCGGTTCCGGGCGGCGCCCCCTGTGGGGTGACCTCGGCTGCGGGGGGTGTCGTGGGTTGTGGGTCCGACGCTTGCGCGTCTTGCACGCGCTCCTTTTTCGTGCGGGCGCTCTCGGGAGAATTCGCTGGCGAGGAAGTCTTTTTTCTGCCGAAAAGTGCCACGGGAAGGTCCTTTGCTGGGAGGGGCCGGCGCTCCTCGACAAGTCTATCGGCCTACTCCGTGGAAGTTCGGGGACTCTGCGCCACCTATTGCGTCAACCCAGCTCACCCAGCCTCCGCTGGAATCGGCACCTGCTGATGCTTGCTTCCCGAGATCTGCGATCACGAAAGTGGTGAAAAATCGCCGCCTCGCGTCGAAAAGCAATCATCTAACGCGGTTATTCACCACTTTCATGAATCTGGATGCGCGACGACCCACCTCCGGGACGCTCGTCCCGATCTGTGCCGCTGACACCGTCACTGAAACCACTACATATTGTGGCCACCGCGTGTCGCACCACAAGATGTTCCGTCTCCGGGGGAATCTGGGTGGGCAGTCGAGAGCGGCGCCACCGCGGCCCCATCGGCGCATACAGCCACACCACCCTTTTTGCGATAGGAGCGCACCATGCCCGCACGCCAGAAACCTGAGCGCACCCTTGTGGACCCGATTTCCACAATCAACGATTATCTTGCTCGCGCCGATTGGCGCGTGAATGCGAACGCGAATCAGGGCTACAGCGTGGGCGGGCTAGTGCTCAATTCTGCGGGCAAGCTCGTGGCGAACTACTGGCTCGACGAGGTTTTCAGTGAGGAGGCGGGCCGAGCGCACCGTGAGGGGGACATCTATATTCATGACCTCGACATGCTCACGGGCTACTGCGCGGGCTGGTCGCTGCGAACCCTTCTTCAAGAGGGATTCAATGGTGTGCCGGGGGCGATCGCTTCGGCCCCGCCGAAGCATTTCTCGAGCGCATGCGGGCAAATCGTGAACTTCCTCGGCACGCTGCAAAACGAGTGGGCTGGCGCGCAAGCGTTTAGTTCATTCGATACGTACATGGCGCCATTCGTGAGACTCGACGACATGAGCTACGACGAGATTCGTCAAAACATGCAAGAGCTCATTTATAACCTCAATGTGCCGAGCCGCTGGGGAAGCCAGTGTCCGTTCACGAATCTCACCTTTGATTGGAACTGCCCCGAGGACCTCAAGGAGCAATACCCGCTTGTAGGTGGCGAGGTGTGCGATTTTACGTACGGCGAACTGCAAGAGGAAATGGATCTCATCAATCGCGCCTACATCGACGTGATGACCGAGGGGGACGCCAATGGTCGCGTGTTTACCTTCCCCATTCCCACCTACAACATCACGCGCGATTTTGACTGGGATGCACCGAACACCGAGCGCCTCTTCATGATGACGGCGAAATACGGCCTCCCGTACTTCCAAAACTTCATCAACTCGGAGCTTGACCCCGGGCAGATTCGCTCGATGTGCTGCCGCCTTCAGCTCGATCTTCGCGAACTCCTCAAGCGCGGCAACGGTCTATTCGGCAGCGCCGAGCTGACTGGCTCGATCGGCGTGGTCACGATGAATATGGCGCGCCTCGGCTACCTTCACAAGGGAGATGAGCGCGCGCTCGTGAACGCTCTCGATCGCCTCCTCGAACTCGGGAAAGACACGCTCGAAAAGCGCCGCGCGACCGTGCAGGAGCTCATCGATCGCGGACTCTACCCGTATACGAAGCGCTACATGGGCCACCTCGGCAACCACTTCTCGACGCTCGGCGTGAACGGTATGAACGAAATGGTGCGCAATTTTACGGGCGACACCGAGAACCTCGTGACGGATGCGGGGCGTGCGATGTGCGTGCGCATCCTCGACCATATTCGCGAAAAGATGGTGCAGTTCCAGGAGGAGACGGGGAACCTCTATAACCTCGAGGCCACTCCGGCGGAAGGTGCAACGTATCGCCTAGCGAAAGCCGATCGTGAACGCTTCCCCGGT
The window above is part of the Dermabacter vaginalis genome. Proteins encoded here:
- a CDS encoding alpha-amylase family protein, with translation MALFGRKKTSSPANSPESARTKKERVQDAQASDPQPTTPPAAEVTPQGAPPGTAPAPRTQLPPEERQTHAAPLPAHERGSMAAPPQATDEQTPSRHLTTSFDLRLARYGDDLRRGLTMIYGEKANDTFERVLGIVAKAMVERSEDLRTLDEQRLLSPDWLQDPRQLAYVAYADRFAGNLRGVEQHLDYLETLGVTHLHLMPLLEPREGNSDGGYAVKDYGKVRADLGTMDDLESLASALHKKGMSLELDLVLNHVAKEHEWAERARAGEDKYLKYFLTFPDRTEPDEWEKSLPEIFPDFAPGNFTFDETLQRWVWTTFNDFQWDLNWANPDVFCEFVEIICALANRGVDLLRLDAIAFTWKRKGTDSQNLPEVHFLTRALRAAARIAAPALALKAEAIVGPQDLVGYLGVGEHAGKLSDMTYHNSYMVQLWSALASRDTTLLRVALAKFPPKPANTTWGSYVRCHDDIGWAVTDADAAEAGLDGFAHRAFLSEFYSGTFPGSFAEGLVFQHNPTTGDKRISGSLASLAGLEKALKSGRESDIALAIDRITLLHAAMLGFGGQPLLYMGDELGMLNDPHWACDPAHADDNRWVHRPRMDWELAREALAQVDEGQGSSASAELGSGSASHPTPAAAQVLSRFVHLVSVRKGLPQLHASVSSTAVAAPDARLLVLHRDHPLSEMLEVFNMSEYPVPLNPTFLREFVGSTPREAIAGVEWDLDVDQVMIQPYATLWFLGPERTAPQK
- a CDS encoding ribonucleoside triphosphate reductase — its product is MPARQKPERTLVDPISTINDYLARADWRVNANANQGYSVGGLVLNSAGKLVANYWLDEVFSEEAGRAHREGDIYIHDLDMLTGYCAGWSLRTLLQEGFNGVPGAIASAPPKHFSSACGQIVNFLGTLQNEWAGAQAFSSFDTYMAPFVRLDDMSYDEIRQNMQELIYNLNVPSRWGSQCPFTNLTFDWNCPEDLKEQYPLVGGEVCDFTYGELQEEMDLINRAYIDVMTEGDANGRVFTFPIPTYNITRDFDWDAPNTERLFMMTAKYGLPYFQNFINSELDPGQIRSMCCRLQLDLRELLKRGNGLFGSAELTGSIGVVTMNMARLGYLHKGDERALVNALDRLLELGKDTLEKRRATVQELIDRGLYPYTKRYMGHLGNHFSTLGVNGMNEMVRNFTGDTENLVTDAGRAMCVRILDHIREKMVQFQEETGNLYNLEATPAEGATYRLAKADRERFPGILQAGTDENPYYTNSSQIPVGATEDPFEALEWQDELQTKYTGGTVLHLYMNEQMSSPEAAKQLVKRALSNFHLPYLTITPTFSICPSHGYLKGEHHECPTCGDVCEVWTRVMGYHRPVSSFNIGKKGEFEERTFFTESAAGNHGKITGSDARSATVVTA